A single region of the Candidatus Moraniibacteriota bacterium genome encodes:
- a CDS encoding ribose-phosphate pyrophosphokinase, which translates to MKVISGNSNPDLALAIVEYLGISLTDATISRFSDMEIRAEINENIRGKDVFVIQSICTPANEYIMELLIIIDALVRASAKRITAVIPYYGYARQDRKTESRAPITAKLVANLITAAGANRVLTMDLHAGQIQGFFDIPVDHLYASTVLLDYLKRNFSGHLVIVSPDAGGADRARAYAKRLNADLAVVDKRREEPGRSEILNIIGEVSGKTAIIIDDMVDTAGTICNAAQVIAEKGAQAVYACCSHAVLSGPAVQRISRSAIERLIVTDSIPLSESAKTLGKITVVSVAELLAKAIHSVHNSESLKPLFV; encoded by the coding sequence ATGAAAGTAATTAGTGGTAACAGCAATCCCGATCTGGCACTTGCCATTGTGGAGTATTTGGGAATATCGTTAACCGATGCAACCATTTCCAGATTTAGCGACATGGAAATCAGGGCAGAAATCAATGAGAACATTCGAGGCAAGGATGTGTTCGTCATCCAGTCAATCTGTACACCGGCCAATGAGTATATAATGGAACTTCTCATTATAATCGATGCGCTCGTGCGTGCTTCGGCAAAACGCATAACGGCGGTAATACCATACTATGGTTATGCCCGTCAGGATCGGAAAACCGAATCCAGAGCGCCGATTACCGCGAAACTTGTGGCTAACTTGATTACCGCTGCAGGCGCCAACCGCGTGCTTACTATGGATCTTCATGCTGGACAAATCCAAGGATTCTTTGACATACCAGTTGATCATCTTTATGCCTCTACCGTGCTCTTGGATTATCTAAAACGGAACTTCTCGGGCCATCTGGTCATTGTTTCACCTGACGCTGGGGGAGCAGACCGAGCGAGAGCGTACGCTAAACGGCTCAATGCAGATCTAGCTGTCGTTGACAAAAGGAGAGAAGAGCCGGGCAGGTCAGAAATACTGAACATTATTGGAGAGGTGTCAGGTAAAACGGCCATTATCATCGATGATATGGTGGATACAGCGGGGACTATTTGCAACGCTGCTCAAGTGATCGCGGAGAAAGGAGCGCAAGCGGTATATGCTTGCTGCAGCCATGCAGTGCTGTCTGGCCCTGCTGTTCAAAGAATCAGCCGATCAGCCATTGAACGATTGATTGTGACTGACTCAATTCCACTTTCGGAAAGTGCCAAGACACTGGGGAAGATTACAGTGGTTTCTGTAGCGGAGCTTCTGGCAAAAGCCATACATTCTGTCCACAATTCCGAGTCATTAAAACCATTGTTCGTTTAG
- the dnaJ gene encoding molecular chaperone DnaJ, whose translation MDYYKILGVNRNASDDEIKKAYRKLAHKYHPDKAGGDEKKFKEINEAYQVLSDKAKRQQYDQFGRTFEQTGAGFGGFEGFDFGSFSGRGGSSWDFGGFEDIFSDIFGEGFTGRTGTRRRAGRDIQVDVEISFEEMVQGTRRDVNLYKSVVCSVCHGTGGEPGAKEQSCPTCGGSGQVRKTTRSFFGSFTQVSTCPTCVGTGKTYSQKCHKCGGDGRVKEYQAVAINIPAGIQDGQTITLPGQGEAGEHGGAGGDLYTSVHVRPHPKFQRERDNITSTEQITFSQAVLGDKIAVETVEGSVKMKIPAGTQSSEIFRIKDEGIPHLGKRGRGDHLVKIVVKIPRHPSREQKELIEKLRKLDER comes from the coding sequence ATGGATTATTACAAAATTTTAGGAGTCAATCGTAACGCTTCCGATGACGAAATAAAGAAGGCCTACCGGAAGCTCGCTCACAAATACCACCCGGACAAAGCCGGCGGCGATGAGAAAAAGTTCAAGGAGATTAATGAGGCCTATCAGGTTTTGTCAGACAAGGCAAAGCGTCAGCAGTACGATCAGTTTGGGCGGACGTTTGAGCAAACCGGAGCTGGCTTTGGCGGATTCGAGGGATTTGACTTTGGCAGTTTTTCCGGAAGAGGCGGATCAAGCTGGGATTTTGGCGGCTTTGAGGATATTTTTTCTGATATTTTTGGGGAAGGATTTACTGGAAGGACTGGAACTCGCCGGCGAGCCGGCAGGGATATTCAGGTTGATGTGGAGATAAGTTTTGAGGAAATGGTCCAAGGAACCCGGCGCGATGTCAATCTTTATAAGAGTGTTGTCTGTAGTGTCTGCCATGGAACGGGAGGAGAACCAGGAGCCAAAGAGCAATCCTGTCCCACTTGCGGTGGGTCGGGTCAAGTGCGAAAAACAACGCGCAGTTTTTTTGGAAGCTTTACCCAGGTTTCCACATGTCCAACCTGCGTAGGTACGGGAAAGACATATTCCCAGAAATGCCACAAATGCGGCGGCGACGGCCGGGTGAAAGAATACCAGGCAGTCGCGATTAATATTCCCGCCGGTATCCAGGACGGGCAGACCATAACGCTTCCCGGACAAGGAGAGGCGGGTGAACATGGCGGCGCTGGCGGCGATCTTTATACCAGTGTCCATGTGCGTCCGCATCCGAAATTTCAGCGGGAAAGAGACAACATTACTTCCACCGAACAAATAACTTTTTCCCAGGCGGTGTTGGGTGACAAAATCGCAGTGGAGACGGTTGAAGGATCAGTGAAAATGAAAATTCCGGCCGGAACTCAGTCAAGCGAAATCTTCAGAATTAAAGATGAAGGCATTCCGCATTTGGGAAAACGGGGACGCGGGGATCATCTAGTAAAAATTGTTGTTAAAATTCCGCGGCATCCCAGCCGGGAGCAAAAGGAATTAATCGAAAAACTGAGGAAATTGGATGAACGATAA